TTCTTCCAAATGATAAACCCTCTTTTGCACTTAGACATCGCAAAGATTCAAGTATGAAGGCAGCTGTTGAAGCAGTGAAAAAAGGTAAAGCTTTTGGGATGGTGTCTTCAGGCAACACTGGAGCATTGATGGCTATCTCCAGATTTATTTTAGGAACATTACCCAATATCTATCGTCCTGCTATTGCATCTGTCTGTCCAACTAAGACAAAAAGCTTTGCATTGCTTGATCTTGGTGCAAATGTTGACTGTAATACTGACTCATTATTTCAATTTGCATTAATGGGGAGTATATTTGCAAAAATAGCATTAAAAGTTGAAAATCCTGAAGTCGCTTTGCTAAACATTGGTACAGAGGAAGTGAAAGGTACTGACTCAGTAAGAGGAGCTTTTGAGTTACTCAAAAATGCTCCAAGTATTAACTTCAAAGGATATATAGAGGCAAGTGAATTTTTAGATGGTAATATAGACGTAATTGTTGCTGATGGTTTTGTTGGTAATGTAATGCTCAAGACAGCTGAGGCAACTGCTGGTACTTTTATCAGTCTAATAAAACAGGAAGTATTTAATTCATGGATGACAAAAATGCTTGTCGGCATATTGTTAAAACCCAAGCTAAATAAAGCATTAGAGCGTTTTAATCCTAAAATTAGAAGTGGAGCTATGTTTTTAGGGCTAAATGGTATCATTATAAAGAGCCACGGAAATTCTGATGCTATTTCTTTTGCTCACGCTATAAAATTTGCAGTAAATGCAATCAGTGAAAATTTGAACCAGAAGATAATTAACGGGGTAAGTCATATTGAATAAAAGTTTCATATTGAGCACTGGTTCTTACCTACCAAAAAAAATTTTGAGTAATAACGAAATTGCATTGATAGTTGAAACAAACGATGAATGGATACGGCAAAGAACAGGAATAGTTCAAAGACATATAGCAGATGAAGGAGAACTAACGTCAGATTTAGCTGTTAATGCAGCAAAAAATGCTATAGAAAAAGCGAAAATTTCAATAGATGAAATTGGTTTGATCATAGTTGCAACAACAACACCTGACAAAACTTTGCCTAGCTGTGCAACGATTGTACAAAGTAAGTTAAAATGTAAAAATGCATTTTCTTTTGATGTACAAGCAGCATGCTCTGGTTTTATATATGCAGTTACAGTTGCTGATTCGCTCATAAAATCTCACAATAGAATAAAATATGCGCTCGTTATTGGTGCTGAAATAATGTCTAGGATTGTTGACTGGGAAGATAGGTCAACTTGTGTACTCTTTGGTGATAGTGCTGGTGCAGTGATAATAAAATCAGAAATGGGTAGCAGCGGCATCATATCAACAAACTTACACTCTGATGGCAATGTGGACATACTATGTACGAACGGAGGGGTATCCTCTACTCGTGATTCTGGAAAGATACTTATGAATGGAAGAGAAGTGTTTAAACATGCAGTGGATAAGTTAACAGCCTCAGTAGAGGAAACTCTGAAATGCAATAATTTGAAAATCATTGATATTGACTGGTTAATTCCCCATCAAGCAAACATTCGTATTATTGAAGCAGTAGTAAAGAAATTAGATTTTCCTATAGAGAAAGTGATTAATACCGTTGATAAGCATGCAAACACCTCAGCAGCATCAATTCCACTGGCCTTAGACTATGCAATACAAGAATCAAAAATAAAATCAGGAAATCTGGTACTGCTGATTTCAATAGGTGCAGGCCTGACCTGGGGTTCTGTGTTACTGCGCTATTAGACTTCCTATTACCCACGCTTCTTTTCTCTCAGTTTTATCGTTACATGCTGTACTGACAAAGTTTTGAGATATTATCACAAACATTATATTCACAAGAAATACTTGACTTCACGTGTACTAAGAAGCATTTTATATATGATGTGTGCCCGTAGCTCAGTTGGATAGAGCAACAGCCTTCTAAGCTGTGGGTCGTAGGTTCGAATCCTACCGGGCACATTCTTCTATCAATGCTTTCTATAAATTTTCAAGTATTCTGGTACCACATTTTCAATTGCTAGTGGTCTAATTTTCATTGTTCCGAGATCATCTGACTTTTCGATTGAACTACTCATCATAACTTTCACCTGATCTCGAGTAAGTATAGGGCTTGCATCTCCGGTTATAGGTTTTAACAGTACAGAAACAACTTTACTTTCTAAGAAAAAGGCTATCAATCTTGCCATTGGAAAAGGTACATTGATCAGTAGACACTTTCTGTTAGTCACATTCAGAATAAACTTTAATAAGCTTTTAAAAGAGTAAACTTTTGGTCCACCTATATTATAAATTTTTTTATCTTGCTTATTAAAGCTGATAATACGGTATACCACTTCAGCTAAGTTTGTTACACATATCGGCTGAAACTTCGTTATTCCACTACCGATTAACGGCAAAAAAGGAAGAATTGTTGCTAATCTTGCAAATTTATTGAAGAAACTATCTTCTTTACCGAATACAAGACTTGGCTTAATTATTATTGCTCCCTGAAATGCTGAAGTTACAGCTTTTTCACCTTCTAATTTACTGTGGGCGTATCTTGACAGCTTACTATTTTCTATTCCCATGGCAGAAAAATGTATCATCATGTATACACTTTTTATTTGCGCAGCTTTTGCTATTCTTTCAGCTACTCTAACATGAACGTCATAGAAATCGTATTTTCTTTTTTCATATAATATTCCTACTAAATTTATAACAACATCACACCCCTCCATACTTTCTAAAATTGATCTTTCATTAAAAAAATCTCCTTCAATTATTGATATTTGTCCTAAATTTCCACATAACTTCAGACAAGCAGCTTTTTCCTGATCACGAGTAAATATTCTTATTAAATACCCCGCCGCTGCCAAGCGTCTTACGATGTGTTTTCCTATAAATCCCGTTCCACCAAAAATAATTATACGTTTTATCACAGTTAAAACTTCCAATAACTTAACTTTAAATTAATACAATAGTTTTATTTAATATTCTATTGTGAATTCCTGCACTATAAGGTCCATTCTCATTCCATGAGAACCTTTAACTAAAATTACATCATTACCTTGAACAATATTAGCTAAATTACTTTTCAATTGGTTAGAATCATCGAAATGCATGCCTTTTATATTCTCCGGTAAAAGTTTATTCAATTCTAACATAAATTTACCAACTGTATGAACTTTATTCACATTTTGTTCTACTATAGAGTCAAGCAATTCTGTATGAAATACTATGCTTTCATTACCAAGTCCTAACATATCGCCAAGTAGTGCCACTTTTCTTAAATTAGAATATGTACCTAAAGTTCTTATTGCAGCCTTCATTGAAGTAGGGTTAGCATTATAGGAGTCGTTAATCAAATGTACTAATTTTCCATTGTATTTAGCTTGATGAACATTACCTCTACCTTCTGTTACAGTAAAATTCTCAAGTGCTAGTGGTAATTTAGATAAATCAAGTTCGAGACTTTGCAAAACTGCTGTAACAACTAATGCAGAGTATGCAAAATGTTCGCCTTTTACAGGTAAATTACAGTTCATAATTTGACCACTGTTCAGTTTGATTTTTAAATTTAGACCGTTATCGTCTCTTATTAGTTCTAACAAACAAACAGTAGCACTTTCATTCTTACCAAAGCTTACTACATTTCTGTTAGCATTTGATAAGAGATAATCATAATGTTCATTATCCTTATTCAAAACCAAAGTACCATTATTTTTCATACCATGTAGAATTTCTAATTTCGCTTGCGCAATATCAAGTAGAGATGAAAAGTTTTCAACATGCGCAGGTTCAATGTTGGTAATAACTGCAATATCCGGATTGCTAATCTTCGATAACTCTTTTATTTCACCAGCTCTACTCATTCCTATTTCAAGGATTAAATACTGGCAGTCTTCTGGCGCTTTTAGAATCGTAAAAGGCAATCCTATATTATTATTCAAGTTACCTTCATTTACATGAGATACTCCATAATGCAACAAAACAGTGTTAAGCATATCTTTTGTAGTGGTTTTCCCAACACTACCTGTAATTGTGATAACTTTAGCATTAACAAGAATATTTCTAATGTAATATGATGCCATATTATGCAAAGCTTTTAGAGTATCTTGCACAATAATTAGAGGAAAATTTCTATATTTATCTTCGCTTACTACCGCAGCAACAGCTCCTTTTAAAAATGCTTCATGTAGAAAATCATGCCCATCAAATTTCTTTCCCTTGAGAGCAATAAATAAATCACCTTTTTTTATGCTTCTTGTATCCGTTGAAATATTTGAGCTATACACCGAATTACAAACACCCTCCCCTCTTCCGCCAGTAGCATCTATAATATTATTTGCGTTCCATTTTAACATAATTTATCTTTAAAGGTAATTTGAACAAGAAAAGCAGCAAAAATACTACATACTTTGGTAATGTACAAATAATGATTGCTATTTCTATAATTTCATCTTATAATAGATATACAAGCTTAAATATTTTCGTCTATAATTGAGTGTGTTTTACTATCTGATTGTAGAAAGTGACTTGGAGGTATGTATGGCAAAAGGTGAGTCAAATAAAAAGTCTATTTTGGCTAAGATAAAAGGCGTGTTTTTTCTTGTGCCTAAAGCACTTATTTATCCTATGAAGAAACCGTTTGCTTCAATTGATGAAATGAAGCATGATGCTAAAGTTTCATTAAAAAACGCTGTGAGTGATTTGCCTAAAGAAGAAGAGAAATATGACCCACCTATAAAAACCACAGAAGCTAGTAAGTACCTCGGCATACAAATAACAAAACAAGAAAAAGGTAAGGTAAGTTTTTTAGCGTCAAGAACTTTAACGGGGGATATACCTTACTTGAGTCCAGAGAAATTAGATGAAATAAGGGAAGATCTGCCCAATATAACTATTTTTAGAGAAGAAAACAAAATTGTAATTGAAGTTGATGTTGAAAAAATTATCCAAGAAATAAAAGATAAAAATCTAGGTATGGATGAAAAAGTAATGAAAAAGTACGCTCTTGAAGGAATTTATAATAAGATTGATTGTGATCTTAAAAATTTGGCAAAAATTACTGGTGGAGAGTTTAAAGTTCACACAGATCGGAAATTGCTGTATGGTATTGCAGAAAAGTTGTATAGTGGATATGATAGTAAAAAGCAGAAGTCACAGGAAGTTGTAAGGCCTATGGATAAAGAAAAGTCATCAGAGAAAATTTTAAATAATTGGCAAAAAGCTATTAAACAAGATTTTGAAAGTTGCGAAAGCATAAGAGGTAGGGGGAAATAAATTATGGAGAGTGTTATGAAAGAAGTTCAAATAGAGGAAAGGTATCATAGCCTAACTGTTCCTGGAGATATGTATCATTTACAACCAGAAGTTATTGCTGCAAGAAGGGCAAATAGAATAGAAACTTTTTCAAAAAGACACCAAATGGACTATGGGTCAATTTTGCGTGGACAAGATATACAGCTAAAAGACGACGTTTCAAGTCTTGAAGATGCTTCTAGCGAAGCAGCAATAAGCCCACCTTCTACACCAAATCATAAGCAAAATAGAAGAGGACCAGGAATTTAATAAAGTATGGGTAGTACAGCTTATGATGACACTAATATCTTTGCTAAGATATTAAGAGGTGAGTTGTCTTATGAGGAAATACATAAAAATGAAAATGTGCTGGCTTTTCGTGATAAGTATCCTGATGCACCAGTTCATATTCTAGTTATACCAAAAGCTCAATACGTTTCATACGATGATTTTGTTCTGAAAGCTTCCGAAGAGGAAATAGTAAGTTTTTTTAAAACTGTTAGAGAAATAGCACATAAATATAACTTAGAAAAAACAGGATATAGATTAGTTACTAATCACGGTAAAGATGGAGAGCAAGTTATACCGCACTTTCACATACATATTTTAGGTGGTAAAAGATTAGGAAAGCATGTAAATTCATAGTGTTATATGTTTTTTAAATGAGTGAATATTTAACCATATTAATTTTTATCTGTGTATCAATTGTAGTATCCTTTACTTTAGGTGTATTACCTATGTTTCTTGCAGTCAGTAACCCAGATGGTGAAAAGCTTTCTACATATGAGTGTGGCTTTAATCCTTTATCAAGAGCCAGAAAAAGTTTCGACATAAAATTTTACTTAGTTGCAATATTGTTCATAATATTCGATTTAGAAATTGCTTTTCTTTTCCCTTGGGCCGTTTCTTTATCTAAAATAAGCTATTGCGGATTTTGGTCTATGATGATATTCCTTGCAATACTTACTATAGGCTTTCTTTATGAGTGGTGTAAAGGTGCGTTGGAATGGGAATAAATTTATCTAATGGCGACTGGAATCGTTACAAAAAAGAAGGTTTTCTTATCACTAAATTTGGCGATTTAATAGATTATATAATGAACTGGGCAAGGTCTGGTTCATTGTGGCCAATGACATTTGGTCTTGCATGTTGCGCAGTAGAGATGATGCACACTGCATCCAGTCGTTATGATCTTGATAGATATGGCATAATCTTTCGTGCAAGCCCAAGGCAAGCAGATGTTATGATTGTTGCTGGCACGTTAACTAATAAAATGGCAGCAGCATTGCGTAAAGTTTATGATCAAATGGCAGATCCCAAATACGTCGTCTCTATGGGAAGTTGTGCAAATGGCGGTGGCTATTATCATTATTCTTACTCAGTAGTCCGTGGTTGCGATAGAATTGTGCCAGTTGATGTGTATGTTCCTGGATGCCCTCCAACTGCTGAGGCGTTGCTATATGGAATGCTATGTCTACAAAATAAAATAAAACGAACTAAAAATATATAGCATGGATAAAACTGCAAAATACATACAAAAAAAGACTAAATGTGAATGTATTCAGAAAAATGATGGCACTATTGTAATATATTCAGCTTTGAATGACATTGAAAATCACTTACTCTTTCTACGTGATGATGAAAAGTGTAGGCTTGAATTATTAGTTGACGTTTTTGGGGTTGATTACCCAGATAGAGAAAAACGTTTCGAGCTAATATACAATTTGCTCAGCGTTGTACACAATATCAGAGTGCACATAAAGCTTCAGTTATGTGAAGGTGATATACCTCTAAGTGTAGCAAAGATATTTAACGCAGCTTCGTGGTTTGAGCGTGAAGTATTTGATATGTATGGAATAGAGTTTTCTGATCACCCAGATTTACGTAGGATTTTAACGGATTATGGATTCAAAGGTCATCCAATGTTAAAAGATTTTCCTCTCACTGGCTACGAGGAAGTAAGATACGATATAGAGGCAAAAAAGGTTGTATATAATCCTATAGACTTACCACAAGATTTTCGTATGTTTGACAGCTTATCCCCTTGGGAAGTTAGTAAAGCCACAAAAGTAAATATAAAGGAGTAGAAAATGACAGCACAAAGAAAAAAAATATCTTTGATTGGTGCAGGAAATATCGGTGGGACTCTTGCCCATATGATTGCACTAAGAGAGCTAGGAGATGTTATTTTGCTTGATGTAAGCGATGGAATACCACAAGGTAAAGCACTTGACATTACAGAATCATCTCCTATTGATCGATCTAATGTCAATATTACTGGTACAAATAGGTATGAAGATATAAAAAACTCTGACGCAATTATAATAACTGCTGGCATTGCCAGAAAACCTGGAATGAGCAGAGATGACCTTCTGCAAACTAATGCTGCAGTAATGAAAGAGGTTGGGGAAAATATTAAAAAACATTCTCCAAACGCATTTGTAATAGTGGTTACCAATCCTTTAGATGCTATGGTTTCAGTAGTATACAAATCTTCAAGCCTGCCAACTAATATGATTGTTGGTATGGCAGGAGTGCTTGACTCTGCTCGTTTTCGTTATTTTCTTGCAAGTGAGTTAAATATTTCTGTCGAAGATGTATCTGCTTTTGTGCTTGGAGGACATGGTGACACTATGGTACCACTAATCAATTATGCTTCAATTGCTGGCATTCCACTTACCCAAATCATTGAGATGGGTGTGATTACGCGAGGAAAAGTTGATGAAATAGTTGAGCGCACTCGTAATGGTGGAAAAGAAATAGTTGATCTACTTAAATCTGGATCTGCATACTATGCTCCTGCATCTTCAGCCATAAGCATGCTAGAATCATACTTAAAAGATAAAAGGCGTATATTACCATGCGCTGCTTATCTTAATGGTGAATATGGTGTGAAAGACTTATTCATTGGTGTTCCTACTATTATTGGCAAAAATGGAGTTGAGAAAGTTCTAGAAGTTAAAATGAACGATAGTGAACAAGAGATGTTTTATAAATCTGTAAGTGCAGTAAAAGAGCTCTGTCAGCTAAATTAATTGCCCTATAGAATTTCTTTGAGCTCAAGCTTCGAAAACAGTCTAAAAAAATTATTTGTAGTTATTTTTGCTACTTCTTCTGGCGATTCATTCCATAATTTCGCTAAACAATTCACAACGTATTTCACCATTGCTGGTTCATTTTTTTTTCCTCTGTAAGGCTCAGGTGACAGGTAAGGTGCATCAGTTTCAACTAAAACACGCTCACGTGGCACATTTTGTGCAATTTCTCTTAGTAAGTTCGCATTTTTAAAAGTAATAATTCCAGAAAATGAAATGTATAATCCCAAGTCCATAGCCTTATAAGCAAGCTCTTTAGAAGAAGCAAAGCAATGCATTACTCCACTAAAAGCGTCCTTCTTCATTTCTGAATTTAACATATCAATCATCTCACTATCAGCACTTCTAGTGTGAATAACTAAAGGTAATCCTGTTACTTTTGCCGCTTCTATGTGTGATGCAAAACTTTTTTTTTGATTGCTTTTGTTATCAGATTTATAAAAATCTAATCCGGTTTCACCGATACTAATTACCTTTTTGCCCTTAGTAAATTCAATCAATTCATCAGCATTTATACACTCACCTTTTTCCACAGTAGTATCAAGCGGATGTATACCAACGGAGCAGTAGACTTGATCATAGGATGAAGAGATTTTTAATAATTTAGGGATATCATTAATGCTTATACATATGTTATGCAAAATTCTCACACCATTTTGCTCTGCTCTTGAAATTACCTTTGGTATTTCATCATCAGAAAAATAAATTAGATGACAATGAGAATCAACTATCATAAATAGATCCTTTTATGATAGAAGAAAACTCTTCTATCACTTTTTTATAAACTTCTTTTTTGAACGGTATAGCACTGGCTACCAAATCATCCACATTTTGCCAACGCCACTCTTTGAACTCTGGATGATCAGTATAGTTAATATTAATATCCTTATCCTTCCCACAAAATTTCATTAAGAACCACCTTTGCTTTTGGCCAGAATATCTCCCATTCCAGCATATCGGTATAACTTCCTCGGGTAAGTTGTAATATATCCACTCTTTATTTTGAGCCACAACTTCTGCTTCATCAGTACCAACTTCCTCCAATAGCTCACGTAGCGCTGCCTGCTCTAGCTCTTCACCTTCATCAACTCCTCCTTGTGGCATCTGCCAATAAGAGTCACTATCAAAACGTTTTCCAATAAAAATATTTCCCTGTTTGTTAAATAACATTATGCCAACACAAGGGCGATACTCTTTCTCCTCACTAATCACAAATACTCTCTGTTGCTAAATTATCTATCATAGAAGTTCCAACTACTTTTTTACTATTCATTTTTTCAACAATTTTTTTTGCAACTTCTTTTGCGCTTAAGTTTGAGCTATCAATTTCAAGTGAACCTTGAGGGACAAATAGTTTCTTTCCTTTAATTCTTCTCATAGCAAAATCTGAATCAGTAATTTTTCTCTCCTGCTCTCTTTCCTTTAATTGAACGCGCTTTACTAGTTCTCCACTATTACAATATAACACCACAGGGAGAATCTCCACGTTCATTTTTTTACTTAAATTCACCACTGAGTTGTATACTTTTTGATCATAGGAATCACCTTTTATCAATTCGTTTGTAAATATATAATGCTTTGATTCTATATGGTATTTTTCCAATATTGCTAACATATTCTCTCTAATCACAAAAATTTTTTCCCATATTTCACTTGTAACCTCAGCATTTCTGAAGTCAATCATATCAAATATAATATTATTAAACAGGTTATTGTCTACTATCACCCCATCAATAATATTACACAGCTCTTTTGCAATCGTAAGTTTGCCACTACCCGGAAATCCGATTAAGTAAATGATCATACCATCAGAAAACTATCATATATTACAAATATATGTATTATAAACGTTACACTAGAAACATATCAAAAATAGTTCATATTCAGAAATTTTGAGTGTATCATTACAGATAAATTATATAATTTAGAATAATGAATGGTGATACAGAATCAATAAAAAATACAATTGTAGATGTAATAGATCAAAACAAAGGTCAAGATATAGTTACTTTTGATGTACAGAATAAAACTGTCATTGCAAAATATATGATCATTGCATCCGGTGATTCGAGCCGCCATGTAAAAGCATTAGCTGAGCACGTGATGAAAAATCTCAAGCAATATGATAAAATAGATGTAGAAGGTATGGATGAAGGTAACTGGGTGATTGTGAATTTTCAAGGTATAATGGTTCACCTATTCAGGCCAGAAGTAAGAGAATATTATAAGATAGAAGAGTTATGGAATTGATTATCCAGGTAGCTGGTATACACTTTCAAATGTTGTAATTTTGAAGGCAACCCTTATGAAGTTGGTGGTGTCATTCCAGTGCTTGACGCTGGAATCTAGAAAACTTAATCATAAACGAGCACACTATACAACATTTTTGATGAAATTTCATAATAAACTGGATTCCAGCGTCAAGCACTGGAATGACACCATCGTTAACAACACCGTTTACACACAAAATAACATATTATGAAACATAAATCCGAGTTTTTAAACTTCATTCAAGAAAGAGGATACCTATATCAATGTACAAACATTGATAGGTTAGACCAGCTATTATCACAAGATAATTATATAATTGCATACATTGGGTTTGATTGTACGGCACCAAGTTTGCATATTGGCAGTCTCATTCAAATCATGATGCTCCGTCACCTACAAAAATTCGGTTATAAGCCAATAGTTCTACTTGGAGGTGGCACAACAAAAATTGGTGACCCATCTGGTAAAGACAAAGCAAGAAGCGTCTTGCCGATAGAAGATATCAATCAAAATATACTTGGTATAAAGAAAACCCTCGAGAAGATGATATCTTTCGATTATGGAAAAACTGGTGCAATCATAGTAAACAACGCAGATTGGTTAGATAACATAAAATATATAGACTTTTTGCGTGATATAGGGACACATTTTTCTGTAAATCGCATGTTAGGCTTTGATAGTGTGAAAATTAGGCTAGATAGGGAGCAAAATCTAAGCTTTCTCGAGTTTAATTACATGTTGTTACAAGCCTATGATTTTGTCGAGTTGAATAAAAAGTATGGCTGTCGTTTCCAGATTGGAGGGTCAGACCAATGGGGAAATATAGTAAACGGAATTGAACTTAGCAAAAAGTTAAATTTACCTGAGCTGTTTGGTCTTACCACACCTCTTTTATTAAACGCACAAGGAAAAAAGATGGGCAAAACTGAAAGTGGGGCAGTATGGCTTGATGGCAGCATGCTAAATTCTTATGATTACTGGCAATATTTTCGCAATGTTGATGATCAAGATGTTGGTCGTTTCTTGAGACTTTTCACTGATTTACCAACTGATGAAATTAAAAAACTAGAGTCCTTGAAGGATCAAGAAACAAACGAAGCAAAAAAGGTTTTGGCAACAGAAGTGACGAAAATATGTCACGGTTGCAAAGAAGCCGAACTTGCACGATCTGCTGCAATCTCTGCTTTTGAAAATGAAGACAGTTCATTGCTTTCTGGTTACACTATTACAAAAGAACAAATTGCAAATGGTATACCCTTGATAGACCTGCTGTATGACACCGGTTTTGAACCTTCAAAAGGTGCGGCAAAGCGTTTAATACAAGGCAATGGATGCAAAGTTAATGATAATACTATAAACGATGTTAACTATACAATAAACTCTGAAAGCTTTAAAGGTCAGCCATTTATAAAATTATCTGCAGGAAAGAAACGACATATTAAAATTTTAGTGAGTGAAGTAAGAAAGTAAATTTGTCTCTGTTCAGCAGAATAGCAAAATAAGGTAGCCAAGAAAAGACAATTATAGGAACAAATGGATATCATTAAAGCAGCTGACACTGCGGCAGAATCGCTAGGCAACCCTACTATCGCTAGCAGTTTCTTGCTGTCGATTTGCTGAGATTGGTTTATCAACTTGA
This sequence is a window from Wolbachia endosymbiont (group B) of Protocalliphora azurea. Protein-coding genes within it:
- the rsfS gene encoding ribosome silencing factor, whose protein sequence is MNGDTESIKNTIVDVIDQNKGQDIVTFDVQNKTVIAKYMIIASGDSSRHVKALAEHVMKNLKQYDKIDVEGMDEGNWVIVNFQGIMVHLFRPEVREYYKIEELWN
- the tyrS gene encoding tyrosine--tRNA ligase → MKHKSEFLNFIQERGYLYQCTNIDRLDQLLSQDNYIIAYIGFDCTAPSLHIGSLIQIMMLRHLQKFGYKPIVLLGGGTTKIGDPSGKDKARSVLPIEDINQNILGIKKTLEKMISFDYGKTGAIIVNNADWLDNIKYIDFLRDIGTHFSVNRMLGFDSVKIRLDREQNLSFLEFNYMLLQAYDFVELNKKYGCRFQIGGSDQWGNIVNGIELSKKLNLPELFGLTTPLLLNAQGKKMGKTESGAVWLDGSMLNSYDYWQYFRNVDDQDVGRFLRLFTDLPTDEIKKLESLKDQETNEAKKVLATEVTKICHGCKEAELARSAAISAFENEDSSLLSGYTITKEQIANGIPLIDLLYDTGFEPSKGAAKRLIQGNGCKVNDNTINDVNYTINSESFKGQPFIKLSAGKKRHIKILVSEVRK